The following are encoded together in the Bradymonas sediminis genome:
- the acnA gene encoding aconitate hydratase AcnA, which yields MTQNQNPWNAKITVKSKKGDFTAYSLKALEEAGLGKIDTLPYSIKVLLESCLRNLDGRVVTEEHVKALAGYNAKDVGEQEVAFNPGRVVLQDFTGVPAVVDLAACRSAMDRWGKDTSKVNPLSRADLVIDHSVQVDDFGSVNSFQINTDREFERNQERYEFLKWGQQAFSNFSVVPPETGIVHQVNLEYLAGCVLTEERDGEQVAYPDSLVGTDSHTTMINGLGVTGWGVGGIEAEACMLGQPIFMLIPEVVGFHMTGELKEGTTATDLVLTATQMLRKHGVVGKFVEFHGPGLANLTLADRATLANMSPEYGATMGFFPIDEKTLEYLELTGRDADQIDLVEQYCKANGFWRNDDYPIEYSSTLHLDLGTVEASMAGPKNPHERVALSKMKSTFREHCQTIFNKPEKTTAKDVEFRGNTFDLTDGDVVIAAITSCTNTSNPAVMVAAGLVARKARALGLKTKPWVKTSLAPGSRVVTQYLDDAGLTEDLEELGFFTVGYGCTTCIGNSGPLPPPIEKATVDNNLVVCSVLSGNRNFEGRISPFTTGNYLASPPLVVAYAIAGTTDFDMYSDSLGKDKDGNDVFLKDIWPSNLEIREMIDAYVTRDDFIAKYAEVYEGPVEWQELEAPTGNVYDWKADSTYIQEPPFFRDMSLEVPAIKTIEGARCLVKVGDNTSTDHISPAGVIPTDSPTGRYLVSNGVSPRDFNSFGSRRGNDQVMTRGTFGNVRLSNQLAPGTRGGYTTYFGPTEAADNPPELNYVSSYSPKQGEQCFIYDAALRYMEHRIPTVVLGGQNYGMGSSRDWAAKGTFLLGVKATIVSSYERIHRSNLIGMGVLPLQFKKGDTQESLGLTGHEVYDIKIDDNLNPMDEVWVKATDPDTGKVTEFVTDCRIDTPAELDYYRNGGILHMVLRRMGNEA from the coding sequence ATGACACAGAATCAGAACCCGTGGAACGCAAAGATTACCGTAAAGTCCAAGAAGGGCGATTTCACGGCGTATAGCCTGAAGGCGCTTGAGGAAGCCGGTCTCGGAAAGATCGACACCCTCCCCTACTCCATCAAAGTTCTGCTGGAGTCGTGTCTGCGAAACCTCGACGGGCGCGTGGTCACCGAGGAGCACGTCAAGGCGCTGGCCGGCTACAACGCCAAAGACGTCGGCGAGCAAGAGGTCGCGTTCAACCCGGGCCGCGTTGTCCTGCAGGACTTCACCGGTGTTCCGGCCGTGGTCGACCTGGCCGCCTGCCGCAGCGCGATGGACCGCTGGGGCAAAGACACCAGCAAGGTCAACCCGTTGAGCCGCGCCGACCTGGTCATCGACCACTCGGTTCAGGTCGACGACTTCGGCAGCGTCAACTCCTTCCAGATCAACACCGACCGCGAGTTCGAGCGTAACCAGGAGCGCTATGAATTCCTGAAATGGGGCCAGCAAGCCTTCTCGAATTTCTCGGTTGTCCCGCCGGAGACCGGCATCGTCCACCAGGTCAACCTGGAGTATTTGGCCGGCTGCGTGCTCACCGAAGAGCGCGACGGCGAGCAGGTCGCGTACCCGGACTCGCTGGTGGGTACCGACTCGCACACCACGATGATCAACGGCCTGGGCGTGACCGGCTGGGGCGTGGGCGGCATCGAGGCGGAGGCCTGCATGCTCGGCCAGCCGATCTTCATGCTTATCCCGGAGGTCGTCGGCTTCCATATGACCGGCGAGCTCAAAGAGGGCACTACCGCGACTGACCTGGTGCTCACCGCCACCCAGATGCTTCGCAAGCACGGCGTGGTCGGCAAATTCGTCGAATTCCACGGACCCGGCCTTGCCAACCTGACCCTGGCAGACCGCGCGACGCTGGCGAATATGTCGCCGGAATACGGCGCCACGATGGGCTTCTTCCCCATCGACGAGAAGACGCTTGAGTACCTCGAGCTGACCGGCCGCGACGCCGACCAGATCGACCTGGTCGAGCAATATTGCAAAGCCAACGGTTTCTGGCGCAACGACGATTACCCGATCGAGTATAGCTCGACGCTGCACCTGGACCTGGGCACCGTCGAAGCCAGCATGGCGGGCCCGAAGAACCCGCACGAGCGCGTCGCTCTGAGCAAGATGAAGAGCACGTTCCGCGAGCATTGCCAGACGATCTTCAACAAGCCGGAGAAGACCACGGCCAAAGACGTCGAGTTCCGCGGCAACACCTTCGATTTGACCGACGGCGACGTGGTCATCGCGGCGATCACCTCCTGCACCAACACCTCCAACCCGGCGGTGATGGTCGCGGCTGGACTGGTCGCGCGCAAAGCGCGTGCCCTGGGCCTCAAGACCAAGCCCTGGGTCAAGACCTCGCTGGCCCCCGGCTCGCGCGTTGTTACCCAATACCTCGACGACGCCGGCCTGACCGAAGACCTCGAGGAGCTTGGCTTCTTCACCGTCGGTTACGGCTGCACGACCTGCATCGGTAACTCCGGTCCGTTGCCCCCGCCGATCGAGAAGGCGACCGTCGACAATAACCTGGTGGTGTGCTCGGTGCTCTCGGGTAACCGTAACTTCGAAGGCCGCATCAGCCCCTTCACCACGGGTAACTACCTGGCCTCGCCGCCCCTGGTCGTGGCCTATGCGATCGCCGGCACGACCGACTTCGACATGTATTCGGACTCGCTGGGCAAGGACAAAGACGGCAACGACGTCTTCCTTAAAGACATCTGGCCGAGCAACCTCGAGATTCGCGAGATGATCGACGCCTACGTCACGCGCGATGATTTCATCGCGAAATACGCCGAGGTCTACGAAGGCCCGGTCGAGTGGCAGGAGCTCGAAGCGCCCACCGGCAACGTGTACGATTGGAAGGCCGACTCCACCTATATCCAGGAGCCGCCGTTCTTCCGCGATATGAGTCTGGAAGTCCCCGCGATCAAGACGATCGAGGGCGCGCGCTGCCTGGTCAAAGTTGGCGACAACACCAGCACCGACCATATCAGCCCGGCCGGCGTGATCCCGACCGACAGCCCGACGGGCCGCTACCTGGTGAGCAACGGCGTGAGCCCGCGCGACTTCAACTCCTTTGGTTCGCGTCGCGGTAATGACCAGGTCATGACGCGCGGTACCTTCGGCAACGTGCGCCTGTCGAACCAGCTCGCTCCGGGCACCCGCGGTGGTTACACGACCTACTTCGGCCCGACCGAAGCCGCCGACAACCCGCCCGAGCTCAACTACGTGTCGAGCTACTCGCCCAAGCAGGGTGAGCAATGCTTCATCTATGACGCCGCGCTGCGTTATATGGAGCACCGCATCCCGACCGTGGTCCTGGGTGGACAAAACTACGGCATGGGCTCCAGCCGTGACTGGGCCGCCAAAGGCACCTTCCTGCTGGGCGTCAAGGCGACCATCGTGTCGAGCTACGAGCGTATTCACCGCTCCAACCTCATCGGCATGGGCGTGCTCCCGCTGCAATTCAAAAAGGGAGACACCCAGGAGTCGCTCGGGCTCACGGGTCACGAGGTCTACGACATCAAGATCGATGACAACCTCAACCCGATGGACGAGGTCTGGGTCAAGGCGACCGACCCGGACACCGGCAAGGTCACCGAATTCGTGACCGACTGCCGCATCGATACCCCGGCCGAGCTCGATTATTATCGAAACGGCGGCATCCTGCATATGGTCCTGCGTCGCATGGGCAACGAAGCCTAA
- a CDS encoding neutral/alkaline non-lysosomal ceramidase N-terminal domain-containing protein, giving the protein MQRLKFPTSLMRSHLLKTYLWPTLCIALLSVSSLSACSDEADNSADKDVSSDVDPEGDAGDIGEDADTGPAACALQRDCGPAEICVDAVCVEAPACEGVDKWKSCLEAFTEISPDLARRASCDPDTLHCRAVCLLDDDCADDELCTDNGRCVAYDGDITGEHPGGDARAPLKAGVSNTLMNFPIGLSQGGYGSRMATNHGRYVESLSATDGIMEGMFARTFVLDNGERQLMFIRLPVVFPTMALHEAVSRKLQELTGKDWRESLVLTGTHTHSGPTRFWHLPGDAAVSLGSFGTDEFSQEVFGWMVETTVESAQAALDDLSPAKFGWEIVESFDNDDRIASDRWGGTPPFDDNRMLLFRIDDAQGTPRAVMVSFGSHGTVHSKNYFTNDVPGGIELGVERALAQEYGQFVPVFYLNENGGSMSPRGDHWGHESAERFEAVGHELAIRALPAIRDMDMKDDIALKGVTHRFPITYETIGYGPEEWKIGAIGKGSHNNVYNYGALNCLGSSEDDDPATYFTPPITEGCLPVHLLNHHRPASLFARSQISVLQLDELTMITLPGESTMELGWQVAREARDRYGVDPLKGWVMGYAQDHQFYLSPTNLRGELPVYPGISTPKAPDEYPDFAFSWLQGGYEAGLSVWGWKFGDFMVERAMEAVGTFAGADVEYAFNPIFPSQFSPVEQPKFPVDTSNAAQVGTVVTQPPATVARMTPIEFAWVGGDPGAEMPQAPKVALKKKVGAEFEPITSLNLRPYTNRQATMLTRMRNNGDNWEWVVYWEEIQNFELGTYRFEVEGHYMNAAGERTPYQVQSEAFEVVAVDDIAVTVDAESPLPVVRGVLGYAPGTQLSFDSTSDDRGKVSGNYRMRHPLVPLGQSAPLLADEDIDPSGVSVTITDSGSGVISFDASDITVTTALEAVNGRADVPVTRFEAEAPGAVIVPGTYQVEVSVTDAWGNTGSSTIEVTVD; this is encoded by the coding sequence GTGCAGCGTCTGAAATTTCCGACCTCTCTGATGCGATCGCATCTGCTCAAAACCTACCTTTGGCCCACGCTCTGTATCGCGTTGCTCAGCGTGTCCTCGCTGAGCGCCTGCTCCGACGAGGCCGATAACTCCGCCGACAAGGACGTCTCAAGCGACGTCGATCCCGAGGGGGACGCGGGTGATATCGGCGAGGACGCCGACACCGGGCCGGCGGCCTGCGCGCTGCAGCGCGATTGCGGCCCCGCCGAGATCTGCGTCGACGCGGTATGCGTCGAGGCGCCGGCCTGCGAGGGGGTCGACAAGTGGAAGTCGTGTCTGGAGGCCTTCACCGAGATTTCGCCCGACCTGGCCCGCCGCGCGAGCTGTGACCCGGACACCCTGCATTGCCGCGCGGTCTGCCTGCTCGACGATGATTGCGCCGACGACGAGCTCTGCACCGACAACGGCCGCTGCGTCGCCTACGACGGCGATATCACCGGCGAGCACCCCGGCGGCGACGCGCGCGCCCCGCTGAAGGCGGGCGTATCCAACACGCTGATGAACTTCCCGATCGGGCTGTCCCAGGGCGGCTACGGCTCGCGCATGGCGACCAATCACGGGCGCTACGTCGAGTCGCTCAGCGCCACCGACGGCATCATGGAGGGCATGTTCGCGCGCACCTTCGTGCTCGATAACGGCGAGCGCCAACTGATGTTTATTCGCCTTCCGGTCGTCTTCCCGACCATGGCCCTGCACGAGGCCGTGTCGCGCAAATTGCAGGAGCTGACCGGCAAGGATTGGCGCGAAAGCCTCGTCCTCACCGGCACTCATACACACTCGGGGCCGACGCGCTTCTGGCATCTCCCCGGCGACGCGGCGGTCAGCCTGGGGAGCTTCGGCACCGATGAATTCTCCCAGGAGGTCTTCGGCTGGATGGTCGAGACCACCGTCGAGAGCGCGCAGGCCGCGCTCGACGACCTGTCGCCGGCCAAATTTGGCTGGGAGATCGTCGAGAGCTTTGACAATGACGACCGCATCGCCAGTGACCGCTGGGGCGGCACGCCTCCCTTTGACGATAACCGCATGCTGCTCTTTCGCATCGACGACGCCCAGGGCACGCCGCGCGCGGTGATGGTCAGCTTCGGCTCCCACGGCACGGTGCATAGCAAAAATTACTTCACCAACGACGTCCCCGGCGGCATCGAACTCGGCGTCGAGCGCGCGCTCGCCCAGGAATACGGGCAATTTGTCCCGGTCTTTTATCTCAACGAGAACGGCGGCTCGATGTCGCCGCGCGGCGACCACTGGGGCCACGAGAGCGCCGAGCGCTTCGAGGCGGTCGGCCACGAGCTGGCCATCCGCGCGCTGCCCGCGATTCGCGATATGGACATGAAGGATGACATCGCGCTCAAGGGCGTCACCCATCGCTTCCCCATCACCTACGAGACCATCGGCTACGGCCCCGAAGAGTGGAAGATCGGCGCGATCGGCAAGGGCTCGCACAATAATGTCTATAATTACGGCGCGCTCAATTGCCTGGGCAGCTCCGAAGACGACGACCCGGCGACCTATTTTACCCCGCCGATCACCGAAGGCTGCCTGCCGGTTCATCTGCTGAATCATCACCGCCCCGCCTCGCTCTTCGCGCGCTCGCAGATCAGCGTGCTGCAGCTCGACGAGCTCACCATGATCACCTTGCCCGGCGAGTCCACGATGGAGCTTGGCTGGCAGGTGGCGCGCGAGGCCCGCGACCGCTACGGCGTCGACCCGCTCAAGGGCTGGGTCATGGGCTACGCGCAGGACCACCAATTCTACCTCTCGCCGACCAACCTGCGCGGCGAATTGCCGGTGTACCCGGGCATCTCGACCCCCAAGGCCCCCGACGAATACCCCGACTTCGCCTTTAGCTGGCTGCAAGGCGGCTACGAGGCGGGCCTGAGCGTGTGGGGCTGGAAATTCGGTGATTTTATGGTCGAGCGCGCCATGGAGGCGGTGGGGACATTTGCCGGCGCCGACGTCGAGTACGCGTTCAACCCGATCTTTCCGAGTCAATTCAGCCCGGTCGAGCAGCCGAAGTTCCCGGTCGACACAAGCAACGCCGCCCAGGTCGGCACGGTCGTGACCCAGCCGCCGGCGACGGTCGCGCGCATGACGCCCATCGAGTTCGCCTGGGTCGGCGGTGACCCCGGCGCCGAGATGCCCCAGGCCCCGAAGGTCGCGCTCAAAAAGAAGGTCGGCGCCGAGTTCGAGCCGATCACGAGCCTCAACCTTCGCCCCTATACCAACCGCCAGGCGACCATGCTCACGCGCATGCGCAACAATGGTGATAATTGGGAGTGGGTGGTCTATTGGGAGGAAATCCAGAATTTCGAGCTGGGCACGTACCGCTTCGAGGTCGAAGGCCACTATATGAACGCGGCCGGCGAGCGAACGCCCTACCAGGTTCAGAGCGAGGCGTTTGAGGTCGTGGCCGTCGATGACATCGCGGTGACGGTCGACGCCGAGAGCCCGCTGCCGGTGGTGCGCGGCGTGCTGGGCTACGCGCCGGGCACCCAGCTTAGCTTCGATTCCACGAGCGACGATCGCGGCAAGGTCAGCGGCAATTATCGCATGCGCCACCCGCTGGTCCCGCTCGGGCAATCCGCGCCGCTTTTGGCCGACGAGGACATCGACCCCAGCGGCGTCAGCGTGACCATCACAGACAGCGGCAGCGGGGTCATCTCCTTTGACGCCAGCGATATCACCGTGACCACCGCGCTTGAGGCCGTAAACGGGCGCGCCGACGTGCCGGTCACCCGCTTCGAGGCCGAGGCCCCGGGCGCGGTGATCGTGCCCGGCACCTACCAGGTCGAGGTCAGCGTGACCGACGCCTGGGGCAACACCGGCAGCTCCACCATCGAGGTAACGGTGGATTGA
- a CDS encoding LysR family transcriptional regulator produces the protein MDINQLHAFLAVAREGQMTRAARQLHRTQPAISAQIAKLEEDLGQRLFDRTSTGMVLSDAGRTFRGYAQAALARLEDGRNALDQLRGMQRGSLSIGGGATATTYLLPSILGRFHAKYPGIRFFVREQPSKVVIEQVLEGQLDLGVVTLPIHLSSTGSDVSTHLEVEEWVQDEMRLIVPPGHALHGRREFAWSELAAEPLVLFEAGSAVRGLLDRAMSSARVDVDIVMELRSIESIKQMVAQGIGCAFVSQFALSGPGDGLRCIEGPIQRRLAVIYRNDRTQSPAARAFLGMMHA, from the coding sequence ATGGATATAAATCAACTCCACGCCTTCTTGGCGGTCGCCCGCGAGGGGCAGATGACCCGCGCGGCGCGCCAACTTCACCGCACCCAGCCGGCAATCAGCGCCCAGATCGCCAAGTTGGAGGAGGACCTGGGCCAGCGCCTCTTCGACCGCACCTCGACCGGCATGGTGTTGAGCGACGCCGGGCGCACCTTCCGCGGTTACGCCCAGGCGGCGCTGGCGCGCCTCGAAGACGGGCGAAACGCCCTCGACCAACTGCGGGGGATGCAGCGCGGGTCGCTGTCGATCGGCGGCGGCGCCACCGCGACCACCTATCTTTTGCCGTCGATCCTGGGGCGCTTTCACGCCAAATACCCGGGCATCCGGTTTTTCGTGCGCGAGCAGCCCAGCAAGGTGGTCATCGAGCAGGTGCTCGAGGGGCAGTTGGATCTCGGCGTGGTGACGCTGCCGATCCACCTGAGCTCGACCGGCTCGGACGTCTCGACGCATCTGGAGGTCGAGGAGTGGGTGCAGGATGAGATGCGCCTGATCGTGCCGCCGGGGCACGCGCTGCACGGGCGCCGTGAGTTCGCCTGGAGCGAGCTCGCCGCCGAGCCGCTGGTCCTCTTCGAGGCCGGCTCCGCGGTGCGCGGACTGCTCGATCGCGCCATGAGCAGCGCGCGGGTCGACGTCGATATTGTGATGGAATTGCGCTCAATCGAGTCGATTAAGCAGATGGTGGCCCAGGGGATTGGTTGCGCGTTTGTCAGTCAATTCGCGCTGAGTGGGCCGGGCGATGGCCTTCGCTGTATTGAAGGACCGATACAGCGAAGGCTCGCGGTGATCTACCGCAACGACCGCACCCAGAGCCCGGCGGCGCGGGCGTTTCTGGGGATGATGCACGCCTAA
- a CDS encoding tryptophan 2,3-dioxygenase produces the protein MVDSKDDAPGKGCPAGHGATPGLYPNAMLNYGSYLKVPELLELQQLESDPPAHDELLFITIHQAYELWFKQIIFELDSVARCMRDDDPYEAVRLLERVLKIEELLVSQIHILETMTPRDFLSFRSALSPASGFQSVQFREVEFLSGLRSGGEVMKNMQMHASERERLQRRLNEPSLRHLFYEMLQRQGYDVVIPPEDSPADLATRQQIFAGLMDVYQYPEKHYHTYNLCEALVSHDQNILLWRFHHVRVVERIIGTKRGTGGSSGVNYLSSTLSKRMFPLLWEIRGELNDEALYGTQRGHTEFPTPE, from the coding sequence ATGGTCGACTCTAAAGATGACGCCCCGGGCAAGGGATGCCCCGCCGGCCACGGCGCGACCCCCGGGCTATATCCCAACGCGATGCTCAACTATGGCTCTTACCTCAAGGTCCCCGAACTGCTGGAGCTCCAACAGCTCGAGAGCGACCCGCCGGCCCACGACGAGCTGCTCTTTATCACGATCCACCAGGCCTATGAGCTGTGGTTTAAGCAGATCATCTTCGAGCTGGACTCGGTGGCCCGGTGCATGCGCGACGACGACCCCTACGAGGCGGTTCGCCTGCTGGAGCGGGTGCTGAAGATCGAGGAATTATTGGTCAGCCAGATTCATATTCTGGAGACCATGACGCCGCGCGATTTCTTGAGCTTTCGCTCCGCCCTGAGCCCGGCCAGCGGCTTCCAGTCGGTGCAATTTCGCGAGGTCGAGTTCCTCAGCGGCCTGCGCAGCGGCGGCGAGGTCATGAAGAATATGCAGATGCACGCCTCGGAGCGTGAGCGCCTGCAACGCCGGCTCAATGAGCCCAGCCTTCGCCATCTCTTCTACGAGATGCTCCAGCGCCAGGGCTACGACGTGGTCATCCCGCCCGAGGACAGCCCGGCCGACCTGGCCACGCGCCAGCAGATCTTCGCCGGTCTGATGGACGTCTACCAATACCCCGAGAAGCATTATCACACCTATAATCTGTGCGAGGCGCTGGTCTCCCACGACCAGAATATCCTGCTGTGGCGCTTCCACCACGTGCGCGTGGTCGAGCGCATCATCGGCACCAAGCGCGGCACCGGCGGGTCGTCGGGGGTGAATTATCTGTCGTCGACGCTGAGCAAGCGCATGTTCCCGCTCTTGTGGGAGATCCGCGGCGAGCTCAACGACGAGGCGCTCTACGGCACCCAGCGCGGGCATACGGAGTTCCCGACGCCGGAATAA
- a CDS encoding polyprenyl synthetase family protein: MSELLTHLDNLRETHLPQIRSLLDAVVAEESPEDSSLAKMCTYHMDTGGKRLRALLPLAVGEALGVEPEKLVPFGAACEMLHNATLVHDDLQDGDRVRRGKPTIWVEFGEARAINLGDAMFYWALLILMRMDCDIERREALSKRLLSESLRVIDGQDREFLLKDLKTPTIEDYFAMVEGKTSGLFALPVAGAAEFCGAPAEVVKALEASAGHLGVLFQIQDDVLDLYADKGREHVGTDICEGKISALVVHFLANAAAAERDWLRGVLEAERDAVSHDDIDRAARAFREVGSLQFALDEIERRRALACDAPIFADYPDLKALLNAMADIFLEPISPLLDASA; this comes from the coding sequence ATGAGCGAGCTCTTGACGCACCTCGATAACCTCCGTGAGACCCACCTTCCCCAGATCCGCAGCCTGCTCGACGCGGTCGTCGCCGAGGAGTCGCCGGAGGATTCGTCGCTGGCAAAAATGTGCACCTATCATATGGACACCGGCGGCAAGCGCCTGCGCGCGCTGCTGCCGCTGGCGGTGGGCGAGGCGCTGGGGGTGGAGCCCGAGAAGCTGGTTCCGTTCGGGGCGGCCTGCGAGATGCTGCACAACGCGACGCTGGTGCACGACGATCTGCAGGACGGCGACCGGGTGCGCCGCGGCAAGCCGACCATCTGGGTGGAATTTGGCGAGGCCCGGGCGATTAACCTGGGCGACGCGATGTTCTATTGGGCGCTGCTGATCTTGATGCGCATGGATTGCGATATCGAGCGGCGCGAGGCGCTGTCGAAGCGTCTGCTCAGCGAGTCCCTGCGGGTCATCGACGGGCAGGACCGCGAGTTTTTGCTCAAGGACCTGAAGACCCCGACGATTGAGGACTATTTCGCGATGGTCGAGGGCAAAACCAGCGGGCTTTTCGCGCTGCCGGTGGCCGGCGCAGCCGAGTTCTGCGGGGCCCCGGCCGAAGTGGTCAAGGCGCTGGAGGCCTCGGCCGGGCACCTGGGCGTGCTCTTCCAGATCCAGGACGACGTGCTGGATCTCTACGCCGACAAGGGCCGCGAGCATGTGGGCACCGATATCTGCGAGGGCAAGATCTCGGCGCTGGTGGTGCACTTTTTGGCCAACGCCGCGGCCGCCGAGCGCGACTGGCTGCGCGGGGTGCTCGAGGCCGAGCGCGACGCGGTCAGCCACGACGATATCGACCGGGCTGCCCGGGCGTTTCGCGAGGTGGGTTCGCTGCAATTCGCCCTCGATGAGATTGAGCGGCGCCGCGCGCTGGCCTGTGACGCGCCGATCTTCGCCGACTATCCCGACCTCAAGGCCCTGCTCAACGCCATGGCCGACATCTTCCTGGAGCCCATCTCGCCGCTGCTCGACGCGTCGGCTTGA
- a CDS encoding OmpA family protein, protein MSKSLKYLSPNGRRRMLTGAVSLVAAMAMSANVSAQENPEFDAQTFRPAAGPYSIFTQDTSPVLKNLEATGAVILDYSSRPLVLERAAGDDVALIDQQLAMHVVAGIGLFDFMQLDLGLPVYFINESAVSNTDIQGGVVGDLSLTPKFQILSRETMPIGLGVRANVTLPTGRESALVGAGTLSVAPAVILDTQVANLVFTTNLGVRILEDQPVRNLNSGDRFEYGVGAEASFLDDMLKVGGELYGSAQLGEFFEDSRESPLEGVLGAKVVTDSGFSILGGAGAGIIHGVGAPEFRAFLGLRYAYIKKEEEIAVDTDGDGVVDAVDECPEEVGPASNNGCPVADTDGDGVPDDVDECPEEPGPASNNGCPIGDADGDGVPDDADECPEEAGPASNNGCPIGDADADGVPDDADECPEEAGPASNKGCPIGDRDGDGVADDVDQCPDVAGSPTAQGCPDADLDGIRDSEDKCPEQPGLKEDDGCPPKDVKVVREAKEIKILEMVYFELGKATLKSESFNLLQQVALVLRSNPDITKVEIAGHTDKVGAADKNLTLSQERADAVKTYLVEEGKIDAGRLTTKGYGETKPLVTGSSKKEQAKNRRVEFQILEQDTPAE, encoded by the coding sequence ATGTCGAAGTCGCTTAAGTATTTGAGCCCGAATGGGCGCCGTCGTATGCTCACCGGAGCGGTGAGCCTTGTTGCAGCCATGGCCATGAGCGCGAATGTCTCGGCGCAGGAGAATCCTGAGTTCGACGCGCAGACCTTCCGCCCGGCCGCCGGCCCCTACTCGATCTTTACGCAAGACACCTCGCCTGTGCTCAAGAACCTGGAAGCCACCGGCGCGGTGATCCTCGACTATAGCAGCCGCCCGCTGGTGCTTGAGCGCGCCGCCGGTGACGACGTCGCGCTGATCGACCAGCAGCTCGCGATGCATGTGGTCGCCGGCATCGGCCTCTTCGACTTTATGCAATTGGACCTGGGACTGCCGGTCTATTTCATCAATGAGAGCGCGGTCTCCAACACCGATATCCAGGGCGGCGTGGTCGGCGACCTGAGCCTGACCCCGAAATTCCAGATCCTCTCGCGCGAAACCATGCCGATCGGGCTGGGCGTGCGCGCCAATGTGACGCTCCCCACCGGTCGTGAAAGTGCGCTGGTGGGCGCCGGCACGCTGAGCGTCGCGCCAGCCGTTATCCTGGACACGCAGGTCGCGAACCTGGTGTTCACCACCAACCTGGGCGTGCGCATCCTCGAAGACCAGCCAGTGCGCAACCTGAACTCGGGCGACCGCTTCGAGTACGGGGTGGGCGCCGAGGCCTCGTTCCTCGACGATATGTTGAAGGTCGGCGGCGAGTTGTACGGCAGCGCGCAATTGGGCGAGTTCTTCGAGGACTCGCGTGAGAGCCCGCTGGAAGGTGTGCTCGGCGCCAAGGTCGTGACCGACTCCGGATTCTCGATCCTCGGCGGTGCCGGCGCGGGCATCATTCACGGCGTGGGCGCGCCGGAGTTCCGCGCGTTCCTGGGTCTTCGCTACGCCTATATTAAGAAGGAAGAGGAGATCGCCGTGGACACCGACGGTGACGGCGTTGTCGACGCGGTCGACGAGTGCCCCGAAGAGGTTGGCCCGGCCAGCAATAACGGCTGCCCGGTCGCCGACACCGACGGCGACGGCGTGCCGGATGACGTGGATGAGTGCCCCGAAGAGCCGGGCCCGGCCAGCAATAACGGCTGCCCGATCGGCGACGCTGACGGTGACGGCGTGCCGGACGACGCCGACGAGTGCCCCGAAGAAGCTGGCCCCGCCAGTAACAACGGCTGCCCGATCGGCGACGCTGACGCCGACGGCGTGCCGGACGACGCGGACGAGTGCCCCGAAGAAGCTGGCCCCGCCAGCAACAAGGGCTGCCCGATTGGCGACCGTGACGGCGACGGCGTCGCTGACGACGTGGACCAATGCCCCGACGTCGCAGGCTCGCCCACCGCGCAGGGCTGCCCGGACGCTGATCTCGACGGCATCCGCGACAGCGAAGACAAATGCCCCGAGCAACCGGGTCTGAAAGAAGACGACGGTTGCCCGCCCAAAGACGTCAAGGTTGTGCGTGAAGCCAAAGAGATCAAGATCCTCGAGATGGTCTACTTCGAGCTTGGCAAAGCGACGCTGAAGTCCGAGTCCTTCAACCTGCTCCAGCAGGTTGCCCTGGTGCTTCGTAGCAACCCGGACATCACCAAGGTCGAGATCGCCGGTCACACCGACAAGGTCGGCGCGGCCGATAAGAACCTGACGCTGTCCCAAGAGCGCGCCGATGCCGTTAAAACCTACCTCGTTGAAGAAGGTAAGATCGACGCGGGTCGACTCACGACCAAGGGCTACGGCGAGACCAAACCGCTGGTGACTGGCAGCAGCAAGAAAGAGCAGGCCAAAAACCGTCGTGTCGAGTTCCAGATCCTGGAACAGGACACCCCGGCTGAGTAA